One window from the genome of Nicotiana sylvestris chromosome 9, ASM39365v2, whole genome shotgun sequence encodes:
- the LOC138878702 gene encoding helicase sen1-like encodes MKCHHKASIKLICGPPGTGKTRMLSVMLFTLLQMKYRTVTCAPTDVATAQVASKLVKIVRESYKNKFEGFCPLGEILLFGNNNYEDGEDIAEISLNYRVDRLVECFEPTTGWNHCVSSMIDFLEDCSYISLIDFARAPFRSTASSLRKCMLIICTHLPICFIRKENIERMTSVFSLLDSLEGMLFQKNVGSLELCQQAFGVSSSKSFLGDLSLRSFCSRLLVLLKDLQRSLGKLDFLSAMSKGLITDFCIQMASLVFCTASTSYKLHSVDTEPFDLLVVDDANKLKECEAISREAGFGRSLFERLVSFGHANHLLNVQYRMHPSISQFPNSIFYRKQIFDAADVKCKAYEKIYLTGQCFGLYSFINVPWGEEELDNVGYRRNLVEVALVLQIVESLFKAWSASKKKLSIRVISPYASQVLAIQDRLGQKYNNDAHFEVKVSTVDAFQGVLPRRNSAFVLYPWLFVKRCLWILGNEQTLLASNSIWEALVLDAKDRQCFFHADDDTDMRKTILDVVFSDNFRKSFRKLASSCLRKYVLTLLVKLASGWRPKRRNVELVCESSSQVVKQFKVVEGRYVVCTVEIQKEFIYTQVLKVWDLLPLEKVAGFLRRLDRIYLMYTEEFISLCKEKYFEGDLEVPKSWKAHRDIVQYKKDVESKLNRDSTSTLDDIG; translated from the exons ATGAAATGTCACCACAAGGCTTCCATCAAACTTATTTGTGGTCCGCCTGGTACAGGAAAGACTAGGATGCTAAGTGTAATGCTCTTTACGCTGTTGCAAATGAAGTATAGAACTGTTACGTGCGCTCCAACAGACGTAGCAACAGCCCAAGTTGCTTCAAAGTTGGTTAAAATAGTCCGGGAATCATACAAGAACAAATTTGAAGGCTTTTGTCCTTTAGGTGAAATTCTCTTGTTTGGGAATAACAACTATGAAGATGGTGAAGATATTGCGGAGATTTCCCTTAATTATCGTGTTGACAGGCTGGTGGAGTGCTTTGAACCAACAACTGGTTGGAATCATTGTGTTAGTTCTATGATCGATTTTCTGGAGGATTGCTCATACATCTCATTGATTGATTTTGCCAGAGCCCCATTTAGGTCGACAGCTTCATCTCTCCGAAAATGCATGCTTATAATCTGTACTCATTTACCAATATGTTTCATTCGAAAAGAGAACATTGAAAGAATGACGAGCGTTTTCTCCTTACTGGATTCTCTTGAGGGGATGCTATTTCAAAAGAATGTCGGATCTCTTGAACTATGTCAGCAAGCATTTGGAGTGTCttcttctaagtcatttttgGGTGACTTGTCTTTACGCAGTTTCTGTAGCCGGTTGCTTGTCCTTCTGAAAGATCTTCAGCGATCTCTTGGGAAACTGGATTTTCTTAGTGCAATGAGTAAGGGCCTTATAACGGACTTCTGTATCCAAATGGCTTCCTTGGTTTTCTGCACTGCTTCTACTTCATATAAGCTACATTCAGTGGATACGGAGCCATTTGACTTATTGGTTGTTGATGATGCCAACAAGTTGAAGGAGTGTGAAGCC ATTTCTCGTGAAGCTGGATTTGGAAGGAGCTTATTCGAAAGACTCGTCTCGTTTGGTCATGCAAATCACCTGCTTAACGTACAGTACAGAATGCATCCGTCAATAAGCCAGTTCCCGAATTCAATTTTCTATCGTAAGCAAATTTTTGATGCAGCTGATGTAAAGTGTAAAGCCTACGAGAAAATATATCTTACGGGACAGTGTTTTGGCCTGTATTCTTTTATAAATGTACCATGGGGAGAAGAAGAGCTGGATAATGTTGGATACAGGCGAAATTTAGTTGAGGTTGCTTTGGTACTGCAAATAGTGGAGAGCTTGTTCAAAG CTTGGAGTGCTTCCAAGAAGAAACTCAGCATTCGTGTTATATCACCATATGCTTCTCAAGTTTTGGCCATACAAGATAGACTTGGGCAGAAGTATAATAATGATGCACATTTTGAAGTTAAAGTGAGCACAGTTGATGCATTTCAGGGAGTGCTTCCAAGAAGAAACTCAGCATTCGTGTTATATCCTTGGCTTTTTGTCAA GCGTTGTCTCTGGATATTGGGAAATGAGCAAACATTACTTGCTAGCAACTCCATCTGGGAAGCACTAGTTCTCGATGCCAAGGATCGTCAATGCTTCTTTCATGCAGACGACGATACTGACATGAGAAAAACAATTTTAGAC GTAGTGTTCAGCGACAACTTTAGAAAATCATTTCGGAAGCTGGCTTCGTCCTGCTTGAGAAAGTATGTGTTAACTCTTCTGGTTAAGCTTGCTAGTGGATGGCGGCCAAAGAGAAGGAATGTAGAGTTAGTTTGTGAAAGCTCATCTCAGGTGGTTAAGCAGTTCAAGGTGGTTGAAGGACGTTATGTTGTTTGTACAGTTGAAATTCAAAAAGAGTTCATTTATACACAAGTTCTAAAGGTTTGGGATTTATTGCCTTTGGAGAAGGTTGCGGGTTTCTTAAGACGTCTTGATAGGATATATTTAATGTACACCGAAGAATTCATCAGCCTTTGTAAGGAGAAGTATTTTGAGGG GGATTTGGAAGTTCCCAAGAGTTGGAAGGCTCATCGCGATATAGTTCAGTATAAAAAGGATGTCGAGAGCAAATTGAATCGCGACTCAACTAGTACACTCGATGACATTGGTTAA